The sequence CCCAGGCCTTGTGGGGCGCGCAGGTCCACGGGCTGGAGCTGGGCATCAGCGACGAGCCGCTGGCGCTGGGCGGCGTGCTGCTGTCGCAGTTTGACTTGTTCGCGGCGGGCACGGCGGCGGTGCTGGTCACGGCGCTGTCGCTGCTGTTCAGCAAGACGCGCATCGGCCTGTCGCTGCGCGCCGTGGCCGACGACCCGCTGGCCGCGCTGGCTGTCGGCATTCGCCTGCAGCGCATCTGGGCGGTCGTGTGGGCGGTGGCCGGTTTTGTCGGACTGGTGGCCGGGCTGCTCTGGGGCGCGCGGCTGGGCGTGCAGTTTTCGCTCTCGCTGGTGGTGCTCAAGGCGCTGCCGGTGCTGATCATTGGCGGCTTCTCGTCGATAGGCGGCGCCATCGTCGGCGGCCTGATCATCGGCGCGTCGGAAAAGCTGGCCGAAATCTACCTCGGCCCGGTCATTGGTGGCGGCCTGGAGAACTGGTTTCCCTATGTGCTGGCGCTGCTGTTTTTGCTGGTGCGCCCGGCAGGCCTCTTTGGCGAACGCGCCATCGAGCGGGTCTGAGGAGGCATCGCCATGCTTTACAACGAAGCCGGCCAGTTCAGCATTTCCTACGCGGGCGAGAGGCGCCTTTTCCGCTTGCGCCAGGACCGCCGTGCGCTGGCGCTGCTGCTGGCCTTTGCCTTTGTCATCGTGCCCTTCGTGGGCAATGACTACTGGTTCAGCGCCATCCTGATTCCCTTTCTGGTGCTGTCGCTGGCCGGTCTGGGCCTGAACTTGCTGACGGGTTACGCGGGCCAGCTCTCGCTCGGGTCGGCGGCTTTCATGGCGGTCGGTGCGTTTGCCGCCTACAACTTCGGGCTGCGCCTGCCGGGCCTGCCGCTGCTGGCCTGCCTGTTTCTGGGCGGCGTGACGGCGGCGCTGGTGGCCGTGGTGTTTGGCCTGCCCAGCCTGCGCATCAAGGGCTTTTACCTGATTGTCTCCACGCTGGCGGCGCAGTTCTTCGTGTCGTGGGCGCTGACGAAATTCGGCTGGTTTTCCAACGACAACGCTTCGGGCGTCATCAGCGCGCCGCCGCTGACCATTTTCGGCGTCGATTTCAGCGCGCCCGTGGGTCGCTACCTGCTCACACTGAGCGTGGTGGCGGCGCTGTTCTGGCTGGGCAAGAACCTGGTGCGCAGCGAACTGGGCCGAAACTGGATGGCGGTGCGCGACATGGACACGGCCGCCGCCGTCATCGGCATTCCGCTGCTCAAGACCAAGCTGCTGGCGTTTGCGCTGAGCGGCTTTTTCCTCGGCATTGCTGGCTCGCTCTGGGCTTTTACCTACCTGGGCACGGTGGAGCCGCACGGGTTCGATTTGAACCGCTCTTTCCAGGTGCTGTTCATCATCATCCTTAGCGGGCTGGGAAGCATCCTGGGCAACTTTCTGGGTGCGGCCTTCATGGTGCTGTTTCCGCTGCTGCTGTCGAACCTGGCCGGTGCGCTGCCCGTGGGCCTCATCGATCCGGGCCAGTTGGAGAATCTGCAGAAGTTCATTTTTGGCGCGCTGATCATCGCCTTCCTCATCAAGGAGCCCGAAGGGCTGGCGCGCCTGTGGCAGCGTTTTCGAGAGCGCGTCCGCCTGTGGCCGTTGCGCTACTGATTTTTTTAGCTCTGTTTTTCATCATTTCATCATCCAACAAGGAAACCCTCCCCATGTTCAAACCCACTTTCGCCCGCAGTCTCGTCCTGGCGCTCAGCCTGGCCGCCGCCGCTGTCACTGCCCAGGCCGAGCCCGAGCAGTATTTCCCGCTGCAAAGCTACCGCGTTGGCCCCTATGCGGCGGGCGGCACCGGATTTTTCGGCGGCTTCATCGACTACATGCAATACGTCAATGCCAACGGTGGCGTCAACGGCGTCAAGCTCACCTGGAGCGAATGCGAAACCGAGTACGTGGTCGAAAAAGGCGTGGAATGCTACGAACGCCTGAAAAAAGGCCTGAACGGCGCTCCGGCGGCGGCCACCAACCCGCTGTCCGTCGGCATTGCCTACGCCACGCTGGACCGCTCGACCGCCGACAAGCTGCCGCTGATCACCATCAACCACGGCCGCACCGATTCGACCGACGGCAGCGTGTTTCCGTATGCTTTCCCGCTGCAACTCAATCCGTATTCCGAGGTGTCGGCCATCGTCAACTACATCGGCAAGCAGGCCGGGGGGCTGGACAAGCTCAAGGGCCAGAAGATCGTCACGCTCTACCACGGTTCGCCCTACGGCAAGGAAACCATTCCCGTTCTCGATCTGCTGGCCAAAAAATACGGCTTCACGGTCGAGCATGTCGAAGTGCCGCACCCCGGCAACGAGCAGCAATCGCAGTGGCTCAACATCCGCCGCGCCAAGCCGGACTGGGTGATTTTGCGCGGCTGGG comes from Polaromonas naphthalenivorans CJ2 and encodes:
- a CDS encoding branched-chain amino acid ABC transporter permease, which codes for MEFFFEVLIGGLLAGVMYSLVAIGFVLIYKASGVFNFAQGSMVLFAALTFVSLHERGMPFWLAFAVTLAAMVAIALLVERLVLRPLVNRSPITLFMATLGLSYMIEGAAQALWGAQVHGLELGISDEPLALGGVLLSQFDLFAAGTAAVLVTALSLLFSKTRIGLSLRAVADDPLAALAVGIRLQRIWAVVWAVAGFVGLVAGLLWGARLGVQFSLSLVVLKALPVLIIGGFSSIGGAIVGGLIIGASEKLAEIYLGPVIGGGLENWFPYVLALLFLLVRPAGLFGERAIERV
- a CDS encoding branched-chain amino acid ABC transporter permease, with the translated sequence MLYNEAGQFSISYAGERRLFRLRQDRRALALLLAFAFVIVPFVGNDYWFSAILIPFLVLSLAGLGLNLLTGYAGQLSLGSAAFMAVGAFAAYNFGLRLPGLPLLACLFLGGVTAALVAVVFGLPSLRIKGFYLIVSTLAAQFFVSWALTKFGWFSNDNASGVISAPPLTIFGVDFSAPVGRYLLTLSVVAALFWLGKNLVRSELGRNWMAVRDMDTAAAVIGIPLLKTKLLAFALSGFFLGIAGSLWAFTYLGTVEPHGFDLNRSFQVLFIIILSGLGSILGNFLGAAFMVLFPLLLSNLAGALPVGLIDPGQLENLQKFIFGALIIAFLIKEPEGLARLWQRFRERVRLWPLRY
- a CDS encoding ABC transporter substrate-binding protein translates to MFKPTFARSLVLALSLAAAAVTAQAEPEQYFPLQSYRVGPYAAGGTGFFGGFIDYMQYVNANGGVNGVKLTWSECETEYVVEKGVECYERLKKGLNGAPAAATNPLSVGIAYATLDRSTADKLPLITINHGRTDSTDGSVFPYAFPLQLNPYSEVSAIVNYIGKQAGGLDKLKGQKIVTLYHGSPYGKETIPVLDLLAKKYGFTVEHVEVPHPGNEQQSQWLNIRRAKPDWVILRGWGVMNPVALKTAQKVGFPANRIIGNIWSNSEDDAAPAGAAAKGFISITTHPSGTEFPVLKGIKKQVVDAGKGNLADPKRFGSVYYNLGVVNGILNIEALRIAQDKFGKKPLSGEQVRWGFENLKLDDARLKSLGALGLVQPLKLSCADHEGGGAVRFQQWDGQKWSVISDWVQADRALLRPIIEESARKYAKEKGITPRDCGKEG